One window from the genome of Cryptomeria japonica chromosome 6, Sugi_1.0, whole genome shotgun sequence encodes:
- the LOC131064155 gene encoding uncharacterized protein LOC131064155, with protein sequence MDWAKASQQNAAMLLLDFEKAYDRIEWKFVLMMLEAFGFPPFFCLVVQTLLKDACATVEVNGIPSPSFPLSRSIRQGCPLAPALFVIASEALFFILRDFSVSPNVKGICLPNNKELLNCQFADDTALFFILTENNFNALKGKLDLFCSASGARISHAKSICLGWDEFPPEWFASSGFLWGSPSKIVKYLGIPFSVDPSLKNMWLWIKDKILNKLNKWHNITLSLASRIQVCQKILSSYSIYYSSAWLFSNYQIQEIQSAIRTFLWSDGKGVKKHHSVKWSWCHVDKILGGLGLKDLRIQGIALSSKWIFHSLEGNNPWKVLVRHNIERGFPRKAKFWKNLPLGDLLLGDFPVTVQGSAVFKSIWKAWDIAKKHLSNKDSYYKDQLHGERSILWNLIVHGKPLALSQGCSAKAWAMKGIQLFADLFESDHLLSWETIKNKFNIPDSQKKTYSMIRLAVRNIPTMCHVDSHRYLHCRWPNGVVLSKIKAKDIYVVLNQSHDIINHVNKVWYSSLDVKVWNKLFSLLWRTPIEPKINCFKWLVLLDKLPVKFCNSDSDLCSLCRLPETGRHILFDCLFAKEIWGMFGIFYPISASILDIITGHISGIPKDANMFWNMLSSNILWQLWKCRNEEKYQGKPRALTEFSRKLTHFKIFMQVQVSMIMERKMLKRFLKAGQATFYYYELKNGYMWRRTLEDLRAFESVCNKLKEEIRKSANTRMDEIALLS encoded by the coding sequence ATGGATTGGGCTAAGGCTTCCCAACAGAACGCTGCTATGCTGCTTCTtgactttgagaaggcatatgatagaaTTGAATGGAAATTCGTCTTAATGATGTTGGAAGCCTTTGGATTCCCCCCTTTTTTTTGCCTTGTTGTTCAAACCCTCCTGAAGGACGCCTGTGCTACTGTTGAGGTCAATGGTATTCCCTCCCCCTCATTCCCCCTTAGTAGGTCTATCAGACAGGGGTGTCCGTTAGCCCCTGCATTATTTGTCATTGCGTCTGAAGCTTTATTTTTTATCCTCAGAGATTTTTCTGTTTCCCCTAATGTCAAAGGTATCTGCCTTCCTAATAATAAAGAGCTCCTGAATTGTCAGTTTGCAGATGACACTGCTCTTTTCTTCATTCTTACTGAGAATAACTTCAATGCTCTTAAAGGTAAATTGGATCTCTTTTGTTCTGCTTCGGGAGCTCGTATATCCCATGCCAAGTCAATATGTCTTGGTTGGGATGAGTTTCCTCCTGAGTGGTTTGCTAGTTCTGGCTTTTTATGGGGCAGCCCTAGTAAAATTGTGAAATATCTGGGGATACCCTTTTCTGTGGACCCCTCCCTCAAAAATATGTGGCTTTGGATCAAGGACAAGATCCTCAATAAGCTTAATAAATGGCACAATATAACTCTTTCGCTAGCCAGTAGGATCCAAGTTTGCCAAAAAATATTATCATCATACAGTATATATTACTCGTCTGCTTGGTTGTTTAGCAACTACcaaattcaagaaattcaaagtgcTATTAGAactttcctttggtctgatggcaaaGGTGTTAAGAAGCATCATTCTGTTAAATGGTCCTGGTGTCATGTTGATAAGATTCTCGGGGGACTTGGCCTAAAGGATCTCAGAATTCAGGGTATCGCTCTCTCCTCTAAATGGATATTTCACTCCCTGGAAGGTAATAACCCTTGGAAGGTTCTTGTTAGACATAATATTGAGAGAGGGTTCCCCAGGAAGGctaaattttggaaaaatctccCGTTAGGTGATCTTCTTCTTGGTGACTTTCCTGTCACTGTTCAAGGTTCGGCTGTGTTTAAGTCAATTTGGAAGGCTTGGGATATTGCTAAGAAACACTTATCTAATAAGGACAGTTATTATAAGGACCAACTGCATGGTgaaaggtctattttgtggaatCTTATTGTTCATGGGAAGCCCCTTGCTCTTTCGCAAGGATGCTCTGCCAAGGCTTGGGCTATGAAAGGGATCCAGCTGTTCGCTGATCTCTTTGAGTCTGATCACCTTCTATCCTGGGAGACTATCAAAAACAAGTTTAACATACCTGATTCTCAAAAGAAGACATACAGTATGATTCGATTGGCCGTCAGAAACATTCCTACAATGTGCCATGTCGACTCTCATAGATATCTCCATTGCAGGTGGCCGAATGGTGTGGTCTTGTCAAAAATCAAAGCCAAGGATATTTATGTTGTTCTCAATCAGTCTCATGATATCATTAATCATGTTAACAAGGTTTGGTACTCTTCTTTAGATGTTAAAGTTTGGAACAAGCTGTTCTCTCTCTTATGGAGGACGCCTATTGAGCCAAAAATTAATTGTTTTAAATGGCTGGTTTTACTTGATAAGCTCCCCGTTAAATTTTGCAACTCTGACTCTGATTTGTGCTCATTGTGTAGACTCCCCGAAACTGGGAGGCATATTCTATTTGACTGTCTCTTTGCCAAAGAAATATGGGGCATGTTTGGAATTTTCTATCCGATTTCTGCTAGTATTCTTGATATTATCACCGGTCATATTTCTGGTATTCCTAAAGATGCTAATATGTTCTGGAACAtgctttcttctaatattttgtggCAGCTTTGGAAGTGCAGGAATGAGGAGAAATACCAAGGTAAGCCAAGGGCTCTTACGGAGTTTTCCAGGAAACTCACACACTTTAAAATTTTCATGCAGGTTCAGGTTTCTATGATTATGGAGAGGAAGATGTTGAAAAGGTTTCTCAAGGCGGGACAGGCTACGTTCTATTACTATGAGCTAAAGAATGGTTATATGTGGCGAAGAACCCTTGAAGACTTACGGGCTTTTGAAAGTGTGTGCAATAAACTCAAGGAAGAAATCAGAAAGAGTGCTAATACGAGGATGGACGAGATTGCTTTACTCTCCTAG